Part of the Solanum pennellii chromosome 10, SPENNV200 genome is shown below.
tGCATTACCAAATACCAATACTTTACAAACATATCAATAATATGGGTAAAAACTATGCCTAGTGAATTCAACTTGGAGATCAAGATGGGTGTTTGATTATTCCAAATCGAGATTGAAGTCCTCATATACCAATCCTTCCACCAAAAATAAAGGTTGAGGGTATTTTTAGACGAAAATGTGGAAGGAGAATATTTGTGAACCATTTTCCATATGTTAAAGAAACTTTAGTGCAAATTTAATAAACCACGTCTAGGTTTGTTGTTTCCCTTTTCTTGGCAAAAACCATTTGTTTCCTGTTAGGAAAATTAATGCTAGGCTCTTAAGCCCATGATCGGTAGTCCAACTGACAATATCAGAATACCGAGCAATATATACCTCATATTTATGTTGAAGAAAAGGTGTTGATGAACTTGTAAACAGAAAGGATATGAAGTAAATGGCTTCATTTTAGATTAGCGTCTGAAATCTGTGCTTATCAGCCTTATGAAAAAAGCCAGAGATGCgaataaaaattatcaatttccAACACTTTCTAGctcgaaataaaaaaataaagaagaaaaaggtcaTTTTAACTACATAATGCATTAATAGAGCATTTATGGAAGTAACGTAGTAATCTTCAttattatgtataatatatagtgTATAATATTTGCTAAGCAAATTatagtatttaaaaaattataatacaaaataattttatattaaatgatattaaaaaaaataatatgaatcatatatgatgaatttttaaaaagaatttgttttatgaaataaaaaatataaatgagataaaaaataatgatataataataaacaaaaaaaattcttttttagtgTAAAATTTGTGCTAGGTTGGAGTTTTTCCCATAACAACTGTAGATAGGGTCATAGGGATGACAATGAAGCGGAATAGACGCGGGGGCAGGGTGAGTTTAGGCTATGCAGGGCAGAGAGAAGCAAATTTAAAATCATGTGAAGCGGATTGAAGTGAGTAATCTAAAAATTAATGCGCGATGGAGCAATTTGTAgggtatatgtgatttttttgggttcaaatttaattttaattttttacatgttataagagtgatagaatattatttattaagataattttcttaaaacaattaaaacaacATTCAAAATAGtagatgaaaatatttaatataaaataatccgtataattttttatatatttctcaATTGATTTCtaagataaaagaaaatcaaatcaCTATCTTATTAAatgaatatctttaaaaaaaaaatacccttattcaatatataaatattcttttttctttatagtAAATGTAATTgaaaacaatttcttttttctcaatTCTCTTTTTCATTACTACACACaagtattatttcatttttcaaagatactttacaaagaaaaaaaagagagcactatttataaataaaaaatctttaaaaatttatgacgaactaaaagaaaaaatagtataGGGGATGTAAAGACAACAGAGTCTTGGAACTGTAAATCACAACTACCCATAACCACACGGACTTCTCATGACACTAAATTACAAGAAACCAAACTTTAAACCACCATTCATGAGATATGTTAATCTAGTCCCAATTTAGACTTAAATCTACTTATGAATTGGTCAAATTTCCCATGAAACTaacgaataaaaaaaattggcaacAGACATTTAAGTACTTTATCATTAATCATAACATTTCAAAATACATGTAGTATATAAGCTACattgtcaaaatattaaaaataaaaagtactaCTATcctaataaacataaaatagcAAGGGAATGAACCAAATACTAATTATCCTGATCGATGATCATTCAAAAATAGTAAATGGTTGCTTCCTgtcaacaaaattcaaaatttaacataaaataaacataaataaaaagagtGCAACATCACACCCTTTCACACCACCAATCTTCAGCGGTTGCTGCTGTTGGTGCATTCACGAGCATAGTGCCCTTCCTGCCCGCACTTGTAGCATGATCCACCGCCGCTACCACCATAACGTCCTCCGCCGCCGCCGCCGCTGCCGCCACCTGGGCTGCACTCTCGTGCAAAATGCCCCTCCTCGCCGCACTTGTAACAATTCCCTCCTCCACCGCCGCCACCACCATACCTCCCGCCGTAACCACCCTCATGACCACCGCCATACCTCCCGCCTCCACCATACCGATCGCCACCACCGTCACGAGATCCTCCCTTAACAGGAGCACCATCAGGACCGGTAACATCGACGGCCTTCGTACGGCCGTCGTTGCCAGATTCTACCTCAAATTCCACAGGTTCTCCATCTGCCAAGCTGCGGAACCCCTCGGACCGAATCCCCGATTGGTGAACGAATAGCTCCGGTCCGCCATCATCTGGAGTAACAAAACCAAAACCTTTCTGGTCGCTAAACCATTTCACAGTACCCTTTTGCCTTTGCCCCTTATTGCCCTCGGACGCCATAGATACAAGCTCACAGAAAATCCctaaaaactcttttttttactcttttggtgTTGTGACTTGTGAGTTTTCAATGTTTCAGAGTGAAGCATATTTATAGTGATTGAGTAGAGACATgacattaatatatttttacttttatttaataaataaagaaataatgtcTCTTTTCATTCATAACTTTgtgtcatattattattataatggcaaatcatattaattattcttttgaccaaaaataatattaattttttttaatataatattaaatgtttttttcactttcttcaaaaatttatttaataaaaaattgaataatgttcattttcattcattattttttactttactaTAATTTTggcaaattatattaaattttctttgaccaaaaaaaataactaattctatttctcatataatattaaatatcttttttcatttttttcaaaattttatttgatacagAATCAAAATAATGTCCAttctcatttattattttttgcatACTACAATTTTGGcaaattatattaattgtttttttgacccaaaaataattattaatt
Proteins encoded:
- the LOC107001848 gene encoding cold shock protein 2-like: MASEGNKGQRQKGTVKWFSDQKGFGFVTPDDGGPELFVHQSGIRSEGFRSLADGEPVEFEVESGNDGRTKAVDVTGPDGAPVKGGSRDGGGDRYGGGGRYGGGHEGGYGGRYGGGGGGGGNCYKCGEEGHFARECSPGGGSGGGGGGRYGGSGGGSCYKCGQEGHYARECTNSSNR